Proteins co-encoded in one Erwinia sp. genomic window:
- the actP gene encoding Cation/acetate symporter ActP (ID:JIFNMEKO_02297;~source:Prodigal:2.6), with protein MGKLRFLLLLLPTLPVSAASGGMVNENHRSLTFIIFALLFIASLSITWFASRKNNTASDFYTAGGKISPLKNGLAIAGDYLSAAAFLGVSGLITLYGFDGVNYLIGFFVAFIPVLLLVAEPCRNLGRYTLGDVLAWRNGFRSTKVAAALSSVIVALFYMVPQIVGGAVIVRALIGIPYEFSVTAVGILMLLYVAFGGMRATTAVQVVKAILLISCCFILVILAWLPFGFNGIALLDALTATPKLQQYVTSLVTECALAPDQAGQRFLEAGLYLKKPLEQVSLGLAPLLGTAAMPHVLMRFFAVRTATDARRSVLWSMLFIGGCHLLIIAIGFACAYYVGGDAVKAAEKGGNLAAPMLAQYLGGGAESFGGNLLLALVAAISFATIVAVVAGLTLASASAMAHDVYVGAIMKGKASERQQVMAARIATLAMAAIAIWAGIEA; from the coding sequence ATGGGTAAATTACGTTTTTTATTATTGCTGTTGCCGACATTGCCTGTATCGGCAGCGTCAGGCGGCATGGTAAATGAGAACCATCGAAGTCTGACATTCATTATTTTTGCTCTTTTATTTATTGCCTCTTTGTCTATCACCTGGTTTGCATCACGAAAGAATAATACCGCCAGTGATTTCTACACCGCAGGAGGTAAAATATCACCACTGAAGAATGGTCTCGCAATAGCAGGTGATTATCTTTCTGCTGCAGCTTTTCTCGGCGTATCTGGTCTGATTACGCTCTATGGTTTTGACGGTGTCAATTATCTGATTGGTTTTTTCGTGGCGTTTATTCCGGTGCTGTTGTTAGTCGCTGAACCTTGCCGCAATTTAGGACGCTACACGCTCGGTGATGTACTGGCCTGGCGTAATGGTTTCCGTTCGACCAAAGTTGCTGCCGCACTGTCGAGTGTGATTGTCGCCCTGTTTTATATGGTGCCGCAAATTGTTGGCGGCGCGGTGATTGTCAGAGCCTTGATTGGAATCCCTTATGAATTTTCTGTCACCGCGGTAGGGATATTGATGTTGCTGTATGTCGCTTTCGGTGGCATGCGGGCGACTACCGCAGTCCAGGTGGTAAAGGCGATTCTGCTTATCTCCTGTTGTTTTATTTTAGTGATACTGGCCTGGCTGCCTTTTGGTTTCAATGGTATTGCACTGCTTGATGCGTTGACCGCAACACCAAAATTACAGCAGTACGTCACATCACTGGTGACCGAGTGTGCGTTAGCCCCCGATCAGGCAGGGCAACGTTTTCTGGAAGCCGGGTTGTACCTGAAAAAGCCGCTTGAGCAGGTGTCGTTAGGGCTGGCTCCGCTATTGGGTACCGCGGCGATGCCCCATGTACTGATGCGTTTTTTTGCAGTACGCACGGCGACTGATGCCAGACGATCTGTGTTGTGGAGTATGTTGTTTATTGGTGGTTGTCATTTACTGATAATTGCAATCGGTTTTGCTTGTGCCTATTACGTCGGCGGTGATGCAGTGAAAGCGGCCGAAAAGGGCGGTAACCTTGCCGCACCGATGCTGGCTCAGTATCTGGGCGGTGGCGCAGAAAGCTTCGGTGGCAATTTATTACTGGCGCTGGTCGCGGCTATCTCTTTTGCCACCATTGTCGCAGTAGTGGCGGGACTGACTCTGGCTTCAGCGTCAGCGATGGCTCACGATGTCTACGTCGGGGCCATCATGAAAGGGAAAGCATCAGAGCGCCAGCAAGTGATGGCGGCGCGGATTGCAACACTGGCGATGGCGGCTATTGCCATCTGGGCCGGAATTGAGGCGTAA
- a CDS encoding hypothetical protein (ID:JIFNMEKO_02301;~source:Prodigal:2.6), whose product MKTSSEGILILEPVQVDEKELIELPAFQRVAHTLRENIINGTLRPQQPLQEAELSAACGTSRNTLREALRSLHAEGLVVYHQHRGVSVRRMDRGDLRDIYRVRRHLELLALDVGLPLNPFHRAKMASLIQQAEQAEQDQSWRASGTLSLRFHQAVVCLLGSRRLNDFFAVIIAQLRLLFASGAAERDFQQPWLARDRELYQLLLTESHREARDYLASYLDHSEQLLLQMFIQPSYLQEYY is encoded by the coding sequence ATGAAAACCAGCAGTGAGGGAATACTGATACTGGAACCGGTGCAGGTTGATGAGAAGGAACTTATTGAGCTACCCGCATTTCAACGGGTAGCCCATACCCTGCGTGAAAATATCATTAACGGAACACTACGGCCTCAACAACCGCTGCAGGAGGCTGAGCTATCTGCGGCCTGCGGCACGTCACGCAACACTCTGCGGGAAGCCTTACGCAGTTTACATGCGGAAGGGCTGGTGGTGTATCACCAGCATCGGGGTGTCTCAGTGCGCAGGATGGATCGTGGTGATTTACGTGATATCTACCGGGTACGGCGTCATCTTGAATTACTGGCTCTGGATGTCGGGTTGCCACTTAACCCGTTTCATCGGGCAAAAATGGCCTCGCTGATACAGCAGGCAGAGCAGGCTGAACAGGATCAATCATGGCGAGCATCAGGCACACTGAGTTTGCGTTTCCATCAGGCTGTGGTTTGCCTGTTAGGGAGTCGCCGGCTGAACGATTTTTTCGCGGTGATCATCGCTCAGTTACGCTTATTGTTTGCTTCTGGTGCGGCAGAACGTGATTTTCAACAACCCTGGCTGGCGCGGGATCGTGAGTTATACCAGTTGCTGCTTACGGAATCGCACCGGGAAGCCCGTGACTATTTAGCCAGCTATCTTGATCATTCTGAGCAGCTTTTGCTGCAGATGTTTATACAGCCCTCTTATCTACAGGAGTATTACTGA
- a CDS encoding hypothetical protein (ID:JIFNMEKO_02300;~source:Prodigal:2.6), translating to MSSYPAAYQNTKGTALSVDTEFYQAIADGQRKELAKYLVPIRSGFAWEVPAGHVFRITTPQGPQVGDLNIWNRHDPRERMWVSRTRQLQRAHLSTFDRIWSTLPFIRPMATITADSLADYGIDSDGGRVHDLLGTRCDPYVNKLLTGEDFDFHCHSNLTRAVQPYGLTEFDVHDVMNVFQCTGLNDNDQYFMKACPAREGDYLEFFAEIDLLCAISTCPGGDLSLPMWGDEAEDTLKVCRPLGVEIYQPEASLLKG from the coding sequence ATGTCCTCTTATCCTGCTGCTTATCAAAATACCAAGGGTACTGCACTGAGCGTTGATACTGAATTTTATCAGGCCATTGCTGATGGGCAACGCAAAGAACTGGCGAAATATCTGGTGCCAATCCGCAGTGGTTTTGCCTGGGAAGTTCCCGCCGGACACGTTTTCCGTATCACTACTCCACAGGGACCACAGGTGGGTGATTTAAATATCTGGAACCGTCACGATCCCAGAGAGAGAATGTGGGTATCACGTACCCGGCAGTTACAGCGTGCGCATCTGTCTACCTTTGATCGTATCTGGTCAACATTGCCATTCATTCGTCCGATGGCGACAATCACCGCTGATTCACTGGCTGACTATGGTATTGACAGTGATGGTGGACGTGTACATGACCTGTTGGGTACCCGTTGTGACCCTTATGTTAATAAACTGCTGACCGGGGAAGATTTTGATTTTCATTGTCACTCTAATCTGACACGGGCCGTGCAGCCTTATGGCCTGACAGAGTTTGATGTGCATGATGTGATGAATGTTTTTCAGTGCACCGGGTTGAATGATAACGACCAGTATTTCATGAAAGCCTGTCCGGCTCGTGAAGGTGACTACCTGGAGTTTTTTGCTGAGATCGATCTGCTATGCGCTATCTCTACCTGTCCTGGCGGCGACCTCTCTCTGCCTATGTGGGGCGATGAAGCAGAAGATACACTGAAAGTCTGTCGTCCGTTAGGTGTGGAGATTTATCAGCCAGAGGCTTCTCTGCTAAAGGGGTAG
- a CDS encoding hypothetical protein (ID:JIFNMEKO_02298;~source:Prodigal:2.6) — translation MQTKKTESIDYDAIYHSSSFKTKTKKRATMTIVLLECAFISFFSFPFLNNVFPEVMKYRLAGAFNVGLAWAILQYPVMGLVAWIYAHQMQKLETGAQNKTSNVNKECNHG, via the coding sequence ATGCAGACAAAAAAAACAGAATCCATTGATTATGATGCGATTTATCACTCATCTTCATTCAAAACAAAAACGAAAAAAAGAGCTACTATGACCATCGTTCTTCTGGAGTGTGCTTTTATCTCATTCTTTTCGTTTCCTTTTTTAAATAATGTCTTTCCTGAAGTAATGAAGTACCGACTGGCCGGGGCATTCAATGTCGGGTTGGCATGGGCAATCTTACAGTATCCCGTAATGGGATTAGTTGCCTGGATCTATGCGCATCAGATGCAAAAGCTGGAAACAGGCGCACAAAACAAAACCTCCAATGTTAATAAGGAGTGTAATCATGGGTAA
- the gltR_1 gene encoding HTH-type transcriptional regulator GltR (ID:JIFNMEKO_02299;~source:Prodigal:2.6), translated as MRSEGLQGESMPASEPNWNDLRIFLEVYRRGSLSAAARQLHIDVSTVSRHIASLEKSLSGPVFERQPAGLKVTPLGMGILASVETMESHSLAMMQAVRDTSGVLAAGRVRIATMEGIASFYLAERIVQFNTVYPNISIDLITSSHQVHVSRREADLFLSFYPYEAKSLDILPVGKFHLYLYASQPYLDKKGYPADTAALAGHCFVSYIEEMIELDTVRWLHEVLENPHIIFSSTSMVAQIFAAANGAGMVMLPEFMQAEKLGLQRVLADAVSVQRVVWLSVHRELRYLPKMKAVINFLIDAFQHDYPNVPGIMLK; from the coding sequence GTGCGCTCTGAAGGTTTACAGGGGGAGTCAATGCCAGCATCGGAACCTAACTGGAACGATTTGCGTATCTTTCTTGAAGTCTATCGCCGGGGCAGTTTGTCTGCGGCTGCACGTCAATTGCATATCGATGTCTCAACAGTGTCACGCCACATCGCCAGTCTGGAAAAATCTCTAAGCGGTCCGGTGTTTGAACGTCAGCCTGCGGGGTTGAAAGTGACCCCGCTCGGTATGGGGATTTTAGCTTCCGTTGAAACAATGGAGTCACACTCGCTGGCGATGATGCAGGCTGTCCGTGATACTTCAGGAGTACTGGCGGCGGGTCGGGTAAGAATCGCCACAATGGAGGGCATCGCCTCATTTTATCTTGCCGAACGCATTGTGCAGTTCAATACGGTTTATCCCAATATCAGTATTGATCTGATCACTTCCTCGCATCAGGTGCATGTCAGCCGTCGCGAAGCGGATCTTTTTTTGAGTTTTTATCCTTATGAGGCGAAAAGTCTCGATATTTTGCCGGTAGGCAAATTTCATCTTTATCTCTATGCCAGCCAGCCTTATCTCGATAAAAAAGGCTATCCGGCAGATACAGCCGCACTCGCCGGACATTGCTTTGTCAGTTACATCGAAGAGATGATTGAGCTTGATACCGTCCGGTGGTTGCATGAGGTGCTGGAGAATCCACACATTATTTTCAGTTCCACCAGCATGGTGGCGCAAATATTTGCTGCAGCGAATGGGGCTGGCATGGTCATGCTTCCGGAATTTATGCAGGCGGAAAAATTAGGATTACAACGCGTATTAGCCGACGCAGTCTCAGTGCAGCGCGTGGTCTGGCTTTCAGTTCACAGAGAATTGCGCTATTTGCCAAAAATGAAAGCGGTGATTAACTTCCTGATTGACGCTTTCCAGCATGACTATCCCAATGTGCCGGGTATTATGCTGAAATAA
- the glnQ_5 gene encoding Glutamine transport ATP-binding protein GlnQ (ID:JIFNMEKO_02302;~source:Prodigal:2.6), with protein sequence MQFDWHYLWGLFTYPDFWLASWVVVKLSVLTWVIGIVTGLFVALGKQSRLLVVRWLCGGYVWLFRSLPLLVLLVFIFNLPQIFPATAGLLSNPFYAGLVACVLSETAYIAEIHRGGLISVAQGQREAGKALGLPSAQILLSIVIPQSLRTALPVLVNEFITIVKMTSLVSVISLSEILMVGERLYTENVKVLETLLAVACYYVLIVTVFERLAGWFERRSDVRQRKTKPLDSEAIRHSLPSVPAATAYQHSAHAKPILELQSLYKAYDEKPVLKGISLSVKPGEIVSIIGPSGSGKTTLIRLINGLETLDKGTISLLGREFITAGQRENALPWRTQIKRLGMVFQGFNLFPHKTVLENLMLAPLLHGTAPKEDIRQRSYALLDKVGMLEHAMKYPHQLSGGQQQRVAIARTLVMEPTVVLFDEPTSALDPEKVGEVLEVIEKLAKEGITMVIVTHEMHFAFSLSDRVVFMEQGEIVIDAPPAEVRDTDNPRLQRFLRDVKFS encoded by the coding sequence ATGCAATTTGACTGGCATTATTTATGGGGTTTGTTCACGTATCCTGATTTCTGGCTCGCCAGTTGGGTGGTCGTCAAACTGAGTGTACTTACCTGGGTAATCGGCATTGTGACTGGCTTGTTTGTTGCTCTCGGCAAGCAGTCACGGTTGTTGGTTGTTCGCTGGCTGTGCGGGGGGTATGTCTGGCTGTTTCGTAGTCTGCCATTACTGGTGCTACTGGTGTTTATTTTCAATTTGCCGCAGATATTTCCGGCGACCGCCGGATTACTTAGCAATCCTTTTTATGCCGGGCTGGTGGCCTGTGTCCTCAGTGAGACTGCTTATATTGCTGAGATTCACCGTGGTGGCCTTATTTCTGTGGCTCAGGGGCAAAGAGAAGCGGGTAAAGCACTTGGATTACCCTCGGCGCAAATTTTGCTCAGCATTGTGATTCCGCAATCCCTGCGTACCGCGTTACCCGTACTGGTGAATGAATTTATCACCATTGTGAAAATGACCTCGCTGGTTTCGGTGATCTCACTCTCCGAGATCCTGATGGTGGGTGAGCGACTTTACACTGAAAATGTCAAAGTGCTGGAAACGTTGCTGGCTGTTGCGTGTTACTACGTGCTGATTGTCACCGTGTTTGAGCGTCTGGCGGGCTGGTTTGAGCGTCGCAGCGACGTACGTCAGCGTAAAACTAAGCCACTGGATAGCGAAGCAATACGTCACTCTTTGCCTTCCGTTCCGGCTGCTACCGCCTATCAACACAGTGCGCATGCCAAGCCCATTCTCGAACTGCAGTCATTGTATAAAGCTTACGATGAGAAGCCAGTGCTGAAAGGTATCTCTTTGTCGGTCAAACCGGGAGAAATTGTCTCCATTATTGGCCCCTCCGGCTCAGGTAAAACGACGCTCATCCGTCTGATAAATGGTCTGGAAACTCTTGATAAAGGGACTATTTCATTATTAGGACGCGAGTTCATCACCGCCGGTCAGCGGGAGAATGCGTTGCCATGGCGCACGCAAATCAAACGGCTGGGGATGGTTTTCCAGGGGTTCAACCTTTTCCCACACAAAACAGTACTGGAAAACCTGATGCTTGCCCCGTTACTGCATGGCACAGCACCGAAGGAAGATATTCGGCAGCGTAGCTACGCACTGCTCGACAAGGTGGGAATGCTGGAGCATGCGATGAAATACCCGCATCAGCTTTCCGGCGGCCAACAGCAGCGCGTTGCGATTGCCCGAACGCTGGTGATGGAGCCGACAGTTGTGCTGTTTGACGAGCCAACCTCAGCGCTTGACCCGGAAAAAGTGGGAGAAGTGCTTGAAGTGATCGAAAAGCTGGCTAAAGAGGGGATTACGATGGTGATTGTGACGCATGAAATGCACTTTGCTTTCTCTCTGTCTGATCGGGTTGTCTTTATGGAACAGGGGGAAATCGTGATAGATGCCCCTCCGGCTGAAGTGCGTGACACGGATAATCCGAGACTCCAGCGCTTTTTACGGGATGTAAAATTCAGCTAA
- the artJ_1 gene encoding ABC transporter arginine-binding protein 1 (ID:JIFNMEKO_02303;~source:Prodigal:2.6) — protein sequence MTIFRKIVLGSALLLGLSAAQASTLKSGVLTIGSDMTYPPYNYMEGGKPAGFDSEFMALLSHQMGLKEQVVDTRFASLILGIKMNKFDVISSSMFVTPERATQVDFLPYMKTGGALLALKGSTLKLDGPEDLCGKKVSSIKGGAWIARFAEVTKSYCLPKGLGAIDVREFPTTPEATQALLSRAVDTLYDDVAVAKAMVDRTGGRLQISSTSVIYPVVVGLAANKDNKALLTDLTQAFDAVVANGSYGALMKKYNVQMPDAQESSKALVGTL from the coding sequence ATGACGATTTTCAGAAAAATAGTGTTGGGCTCTGCGTTGCTTTTAGGACTGTCTGCGGCGCAAGCCTCAACACTAAAAAGTGGTGTGCTGACCATTGGTTCAGATATGACTTATCCTCCTTACAACTATATGGAAGGGGGAAAACCAGCCGGGTTTGATTCTGAATTTATGGCACTGCTCAGTCATCAGATGGGCCTCAAAGAACAGGTTGTTGATACCCGCTTCGCCAGCCTGATTCTGGGGATCAAAATGAATAAATTCGATGTTATCTCCTCTTCGATGTTCGTGACCCCGGAACGGGCAACACAGGTCGATTTTCTGCCGTATATGAAAACCGGCGGCGCATTACTGGCGCTGAAAGGCAGCACGTTGAAGCTTGACGGCCCGGAAGACTTGTGTGGCAAAAAAGTCAGCTCAATCAAAGGGGGAGCCTGGATCGCACGTTTTGCTGAAGTGACTAAATCTTATTGCCTGCCCAAAGGATTAGGGGCGATTGATGTGCGTGAATTCCCAACCACACCTGAAGCCACTCAGGCTCTGCTCTCACGTGCTGTCGATACCTTATACGATGACGTCGCAGTGGCGAAAGCGATGGTGGACCGAACCGGTGGACGTTTACAAATCAGCTCCACTTCAGTTATCTATCCGGTGGTCGTTGGCCTGGCAGCGAATAAAGATAACAAAGCGTTGCTGACCGATTTGACACAGGCTTTCGACGCAGTGGTTGCCAATGGCAGTTATGGCGCACTGATGAAAAAATACAATGTGCAAATGCCTGATGCACAGGAAAGCAGTAAAGCGCTGGTGGGTACGCTGTAA